One Mauremys mutica isolate MM-2020 ecotype Southern chromosome 9, ASM2049712v1, whole genome shotgun sequence DNA segment encodes these proteins:
- the OSTN gene encoding osteocrin, with translation MLQVRFGVVHSVLALTLLRWHTGTAALAEAAPQPFDSSIVLGMEAHSASSEEKSATDLAAKLLLLDELVSLENDVIETKKKRSFPGFGSPLDRLSASSVDLKGKQRKVVELPKRRFGIPLDRIGTNRLASTRGASMLDD, from the exons atgctgcaggttCGGTTTGGGGTGGTGCACTCTGTCCTGGCGCTTACTCTGCTGCGGTGGCACACCGGCACTGCTGCCCTCGCTGAGGCAGCTCCACAG CCCTTTGACTCTTCCATAGTATTAGGCATGGAAGCACATTCTGCATCCAGCGAAGAGAAGTCCGCCACTGACCTGGCAGCTAAGCTGCTGCTTCTTGATGAGCTAGTGTCTCTGGAAAATGACGTGATTGAGACCAAGAAGAAAAGAAGTTTCCCAGGGTTTGGGTCTCCTCTCGATAGACTTTCTGCTAGTTCGGTAGATCTGAAAGGCAAGCAGAG GAAGGTGGTGGAGTTGCCCAAGCGACGATTTGGAATTCCTCTAGACCGAATCGGAACGAACCGTCTCGCCAGCACCAGAG gtgCATCTATGCTGGATGATTGA
- the UTS2B gene encoding urotensin-2B, with product MDKICSIQLCLGLLTVFSIMLLIPSAHGKPLALQENQGFPERGDTNHQDVLLTLLLNKNLGWRQPANSNLELAKKFEELEQLEKLKEQLVAGEGSEEAYAEAGLLPSHPDKRVRDSLLWRLLLVVSAN from the exons ATGGACAAAATCTGTTCGATCCAGCTCTGCCTTGGGCTCCTAACTGTTTTCTCTATAATGCTGTTGATACCGTCTGCACATGGAAAACCTCTTGCACTACAAG AAAACCAAGGGTTTCCGGAGAGAGGAGACACCAATCACCAAGATGTCCTGCTGACGCTGCTGCTTAACAAAAACCTCGGCTGGAGGCAACCAGCGAATAGCA ACTTGGAGCTGGCAAAGAAATTTGAAGAACTTGAACAG CTGGAGAAGTTAAAGGAGCAGCTTGTGGCTGGGGAAGGCTCTGAGGAGGCCTATGCCGAGGCGGGCCTGCTGCCATCACACCCTGACAAACGCG TGCGTGACTCACtgctgtggcgcctcctgctggtcgtctctgCGAATTAG